Proteins co-encoded in one Spirosoma endbachense genomic window:
- a CDS encoding complex I subunit 4 family protein, whose product MLTLFLILYPALAATLILLFRGERVKQAALVAALVELVLAGFAFFSFQPDATSQFGFDYPWLGTLGIRFSAGIDGISVLLVLLTGLLVPFIILSTFNRSYERPSTFYALMLYMQAALVGVFTARDGFLFYLFFEAALIPIYFLAAMWGGENRIPVTFKFFVYTIFGSLFMLVALVYLYYQTPATGLIPHSAAIADFYKLKLTPEAQNWVFWAFFIAFAIKMPVFPFHTWQPDTYVESPTPATMLLAGIMLKMGVYGLIRFILPIVPLGVETWGKTAIILSVIGIIYGSIIAIRQRDMKRLIAYSSFSHVGLMAAGVFSQTETGMQGALVQMLAHGINVVGMFFVADIIFSRTNTRQLDQLGGITQTTPKLTVYFMIMLLGSVALPLTNGFIGEFLLLHGVFTYNHYLGLAAGFTIIFGAVYMLRMFQKSMFGPTSSRTESFADLTTSESWVFVPLVVMVFWIGIYPHTFLKVTEPAVANLMKYIGTTAVSMK is encoded by the coding sequence ATGCTTACACTATTTTTAATCCTTTACCCCGCCTTAGCGGCCACATTGATTCTGTTGTTTCGGGGAGAACGGGTAAAACAAGCGGCTTTGGTGGCTGCGCTGGTTGAATTAGTTTTAGCTGGCTTTGCTTTTTTCAGTTTTCAGCCCGATGCCACCTCCCAGTTTGGCTTCGATTATCCCTGGCTTGGTACGCTGGGCATTCGGTTTAGTGCTGGAATTGATGGCATCAGTGTTCTGCTGGTGTTGCTGACAGGGCTACTGGTACCCTTTATCATACTATCTACATTCAATCGCAGTTACGAACGGCCCAGTACGTTCTATGCGTTGATGCTTTACATGCAGGCTGCGCTGGTGGGTGTTTTCACCGCCCGCGATGGCTTTCTGTTCTACTTGTTTTTCGAAGCAGCCCTGATTCCAATTTACTTTCTGGCGGCTATGTGGGGCGGAGAAAATCGGATTCCGGTTACCTTCAAATTCTTCGTATACACCATTTTTGGTAGTTTGTTCATGCTGGTTGCGCTGGTATATCTGTACTACCAAACACCAGCTACCGGCCTCATTCCGCATTCGGCGGCTATCGCTGATTTCTATAAACTTAAGCTGACTCCCGAAGCACAGAACTGGGTATTCTGGGCGTTTTTTATCGCCTTTGCGATTAAGATGCCTGTATTCCCATTTCATACCTGGCAACCTGATACATACGTTGAATCGCCGACCCCAGCGACCATGCTGCTTGCCGGTATTATGCTGAAAATGGGGGTTTATGGGTTAATCCGATTCATTCTGCCTATCGTGCCGCTTGGTGTTGAAACGTGGGGAAAAACGGCAATTATTCTGTCGGTAATTGGCATTATTTACGGCTCTATTATTGCCATCCGCCAGCGCGATATGAAGCGGCTGATTGCGTACTCGTCGTTCTCGCACGTTGGCTTGATGGCCGCGGGTGTCTTCTCACAAACCGAAACAGGTATGCAGGGGGCATTAGTACAAATGCTGGCACATGGTATCAATGTGGTCGGGATGTTCTTTGTTGCCGACATTATTTTCTCGCGCACCAACACCCGCCAACTCGACCAGTTAGGAGGTATTACTCAAACAACCCCTAAACTGACGGTTTATTTCATGATTATGCTGTTGGGGAGTGTCGCCTTGCCGCTTACAAACGGATTCATTGGTGAGTTTCTGTTGCTGCATGGTGTTTTCACCTATAATCACTACCTGGGTTTGGCAGCTGGCTTTACGATCATTTTCGGGGCAGTCTATATGCTTCGGATGTTCCAGAAGAGCATGTTTGGGCCCACGTCATCCCGTACCGAATCCTTCGCTGATCTGACCACTTCCGAAAGCTGGGTATTTGTCCCACTCGTTGTCATGGTCTTCTGGATTGGCATTTACCCACATACATTTTTAAAAGTTACTGAACCAGCCGTTGCCAACCTGATGAAATACATCGGAACCACAGCGGTATCAATGAAATAA
- the nuoL gene encoding NADH-quinone oxidoreductase subunit L, whose protein sequence is MQIELLCALIPLFPLIGFLINGVGFRRVPKGLAGGLATVTVLASFLTSIYLFGVFQSGNSQTIVATLFDWISVGDLHINFSFQIDQLSLLMLLVVTGVGTLIHLYSIGYMSHDEGFGKFMAFLNLFIFFMLLLVMGSNYVIMFIGWEGVGLCSYLLIGFWNKNTSYNNAARKAFVMNRIGDLGFLLGIFMLINTFGTVEYLDIFKQATSLEIGDKTILLITMLLFVGAMGKSAQIPLYTWLPDAMAGPTPVSALIHAATMVTAGIYMVVRSNVLYTLAPLTLEIVGIIAIATALLAASIGLLQNDIKKVLAYSTVSQLGYMFLGLSATAYTAGMFHVITHAFFKALLFLGAGSVIHAMSDEQDIRKMGGLRKSLPITFITFLIGTIAISGLPPFAGFFSKDEILAHVFEHNKLLWVLGVIGSGLTSFYMFRLLFLTFFGEFRGTEEQRHHLHESPATMTAPLVVLAILSAIGGVLNLPGSGWLGDFMAPLFEGSRQVNPEAFAESTIEHTTEYVLMAVSAGVALVALVIAYVMYISRGAVPDPETADRSLPAQVVYNKYYVDELYEAIIIRPIRGLGDTLYSFGEGIIDGVVNGVAWLVRQSSAQLRLLQNGSISFYVFAMVLSIAVIFALRFFIRF, encoded by the coding sequence ATGCAAATAGAATTACTCTGTGCGTTAATTCCGCTTTTCCCGCTGATCGGTTTTCTGATCAATGGCGTTGGCTTTCGTCGAGTACCTAAGGGCCTGGCCGGGGGCCTGGCTACGGTTACCGTATTAGCTTCTTTTCTGACATCCATTTACCTGTTTGGGGTCTTCCAATCGGGTAACAGCCAAACCATCGTTGCGACGCTTTTCGATTGGATCAGCGTTGGCGATCTGCATATCAACTTCTCATTCCAGATCGATCAGTTGTCTTTATTGATGCTGCTGGTCGTAACGGGTGTTGGAACGCTTATTCACCTATACAGTATTGGCTATATGAGTCACGATGAAGGATTTGGCAAATTCATGGCCTTCCTGAATCTGTTTATATTCTTTATGCTCTTGCTGGTAATGGGCTCCAACTACGTCATCATGTTTATTGGCTGGGAAGGAGTTGGACTGTGTTCGTACCTGCTCATTGGCTTCTGGAACAAAAACACCAGCTATAACAATGCGGCCAGGAAAGCCTTTGTTATGAACCGTATTGGCGATCTGGGCTTTCTGCTGGGTATATTCATGCTCATCAATACGTTCGGCACGGTTGAATATCTTGACATTTTTAAGCAGGCTACAAGCTTAGAGATCGGGGACAAAACGATTCTTCTGATTACCATGCTCCTATTTGTGGGTGCAATGGGTAAATCGGCCCAGATTCCGCTCTATACCTGGTTGCCCGACGCTATGGCTGGCCCCACGCCAGTATCGGCACTGATTCACGCGGCCACGATGGTGACAGCTGGTATTTATATGGTTGTTCGCTCGAACGTACTTTATACGCTGGCACCGCTAACCCTCGAAATCGTTGGCATCATCGCCATCGCCACTGCATTACTGGCGGCTTCTATCGGGTTATTACAAAACGACATCAAGAAGGTACTGGCTTACTCGACTGTTTCGCAGTTGGGCTACATGTTCCTTGGTTTAAGCGCAACTGCCTATACCGCGGGCATGTTTCACGTCATTACGCACGCGTTCTTCAAAGCCTTGCTATTCCTCGGAGCTGGTAGTGTTATCCATGCCATGTCCGATGAGCAGGACATTCGCAAAATGGGCGGTTTGCGAAAATCATTGCCCATAACATTTATTACATTCTTAATCGGAACGATTGCTATTTCGGGTTTACCGCCATTTGCCGGGTTCTTCTCGAAAGACGAAATTCTGGCGCATGTTTTCGAACACAACAAACTTTTGTGGGTGCTGGGTGTAATTGGGTCCGGTCTGACTTCTTTTTATATGTTCCGGTTGCTGTTCCTGACCTTCTTTGGCGAATTCCGGGGAACGGAAGAACAACGACATCACCTTCATGAATCACCCGCAACGATGACTGCGCCACTGGTTGTACTGGCGATTCTATCGGCAATAGGCGGTGTTTTAAATTTACCGGGTTCAGGCTGGTTAGGCGATTTTATGGCTCCTTTGTTTGAAGGATCGCGTCAGGTAAATCCTGAAGCGTTTGCTGAATCGACCATTGAACACACAACGGAATACGTTCTCATGGCTGTTTCAGCGGGTGTGGCTCTAGTGGCTCTGGTCATCGCTTATGTGATGTACATTAGCCGTGGAGCGGTTCCTGATCCTGAAACCGCCGACCGGTCATTGCCAGCACAGGTTGTTTACAACAAATATTACGTAGACGAATTATACGAGGCTATCATCATTCGGCCAATTCGTGGCCTGGGCGATACCTTATATAGTTTTGGCGAAGGGATTATTGATGGAGTTGTCAATGGTGTAGCGTGGCTCGTACGGCAAAGTTCAGCTCAGTTGCGACTCCTGCAAAATGGCTCTATTAGTTTCTATGTGTTTGCAATGGTGTTAAGCATTGCTGTCATTTTTGCCCTACGGTTTTTTATTCGGTTCTAG
- a CDS encoding 3'-5' exonuclease, whose product MTHQLVLKKPLAFFDLETTGINVAKDRIIDICIIKALPNGEVSSKNQRVNPGMPIPLESSMIHGIYDDDVIDAPPFKSVARTLAQFMDGCDLAGFNSNRFDVPLLVEEFLRANVDFDMKNRRMIDAQRIFHLMEPRNLSAAYRFYCNKELVGAHGAEADTIASLEVLNAQVQRYLGMVAKTDSGQDVVFENDVDMLHSLTANKNVDLAGRIVINEKGEEVFNFGKHKGFPVLDVLKKEPSFYDWMLKGEFPLDTKRRLTEIRLRMFSNGNGRK is encoded by the coding sequence ATGACGCATCAACTTGTACTCAAAAAGCCGCTGGCCTTTTTCGATCTCGAAACAACCGGCATAAACGTCGCTAAAGACCGCATCATTGACATTTGCATCATTAAAGCATTGCCCAATGGTGAGGTTTCCAGCAAAAATCAGCGTGTCAATCCAGGTATGCCCATACCATTGGAGTCCAGCATGATTCATGGTATCTATGATGATGACGTGATCGATGCTCCTCCATTTAAATCGGTTGCCCGTACGCTTGCCCAGTTTATGGATGGCTGCGATCTGGCAGGCTTCAACAGTAATCGATTTGACGTACCCCTTCTGGTCGAAGAGTTTTTGCGGGCAAATGTCGATTTTGATATGAAGAACCGGCGGATGATCGATGCCCAGCGTATTTTTCATTTGATGGAACCACGTAATCTTTCGGCCGCCTATCGATTTTATTGCAACAAAGAATTGGTGGGCGCACACGGCGCTGAAGCAGATACGATTGCATCACTTGAGGTCCTCAATGCACAGGTACAACGCTATCTTGGCATGGTCGCCAAAACCGATAGTGGTCAGGATGTTGTTTTTGAAAACGATGTTGACATGCTTCACAGCCTGACTGCCAATAAAAACGTTGATCTGGCTGGTCGGATCGTTATCAACGAAAAAGGCGAAGAAGTTTTTAATTTTGGCAAACATAAAGGGTTTCCGGTATTGGACGTGCTGAAGAAAGAGCCCTCGTTTTATGACTGGATGTTAAAGGGTGAGTTTCCGCTCGATACGAAACGTCGGTTGACCGAAATTCGACTACGGATGTTTAGTAATGGTAACGGAAGAAAATAG
- the nuoK gene encoding NADH-quinone oxidoreductase subunit NuoK, which produces MQPTQDVLIPEVIQQIPLTYYLILSTALFVIGIIGVLTRRNAIIIFMSIELMLNAVNLLLIAFSSYRSDSAGQVFVFFIMAVAAAEVSVGLAIIVMIYRNTRSIDVGLLNKLKW; this is translated from the coding sequence ATGCAACCCACGCAGGACGTCCTCATTCCGGAAGTCATTCAGCAGATACCGCTCACGTATTACCTGATTCTCAGCACAGCGCTGTTTGTCATCGGCATCATCGGCGTATTGACCCGACGCAACGCCATCATCATCTTCATGTCGATTGAGTTGATGCTTAATGCCGTCAACTTATTGCTCATCGCATTTTCGTCCTATCGTTCCGACTCTGCAGGGCAGGTATTCGTCTTTTTCATCATGGCTGTGGCGGCCGCCGAAGTATCGGTCGGGCTGGCTATTATTGTCATGATTTATCGCAATACCCGATCGATCGACGTTGGGCTGCTTAATAAGTTGAAATGGTGA